ACCTTCCTCAAATGACATTTCGGGCGCAAAATCTTTTACTGTACTTGTAAAAAATTTCAGCGCGATAATGGCACCTATTTTTTGAATCAAATCATCCTTGTCTTTGTAATAAATGTAGAGCGTGCCAACAGAAATAGAACACGCCTTCGCGAGCTTGTTCATACTGAAACCTTGAAATCCGTCACGCACAATTTGGTCAATTGCCATTTCGATTACCAATTTTTCTTTGTCGACATCTCTTACTCTCATACTGATTATTTTTGACAAAGATAAAATAATAAATGAATGAACATTCTTTTATTTATTATTTTTTTCAAAAGATAATATCCATAATATATGCTTAACATTATCCAACACATTCAACCATAGATTCATGTGTTCTAATTCAAAAACTGCAGATTTGATGAAGAGATTAAAAATCCGAATAAAAACGTAACCAACGGTTTAAACCGTTGGGATAAAATATAGCATCGTGTATTATTTCGATTCGTTTCCCATGGTTGAAACCACGGGCTATGCCTGAAACAGGATACGATTATTTACGAAAATATTGTTATGAAAATGAGTGCCCTAGCCCCGATAGTCCCGAAGTGTCGGGAGAAAATTCTTTTATGGCAGTCCCGAGGCTTCGGGAGCCATAAAAGATTGGAACGGAAAGCGGGATTAGCTCCTAAAAAAAATTACCACAACATTTTAGTGCATAAAAAAACTCCTGCTCAGATGAACAGGAGTTGCAAAAAAACAAATCAATTCTATTTTTTTAATTACAATTATTTTTAGACTAAACCACGTGTCAACCAGCCTCTTTTATTGGCGGTAACAATGGCATAAGGTGTTATCCAGAATAAGCTGAAGGTGTAGAAAACGCTATAAGAATATGCCCAAAGCGAATCTGCAAGATTGTATCTTTTAGCATAAAACAAGACCGGAAAACTCGATACAATTAAGATTCCTAATAATGTTGAGCTTAAAAATAATAACGGATGCATGGCGATAAACACGAACATAAAAATCATGAACGGATACGCCATAACGATTTTCAGCGCTTGGTTGAACCATAAAAGACGGGCTCCAAATTTAGATTCTTTTCTAAAATCGGTGAAAACATATTTAGCCATTGCAATATTCTCACGCACATTACTTCTACTCCATCTAATGAACATTTTGTATAATCCGGTGTATTCTTCAGGAACGTTTGTCAATACATAAGCATTTCTTTGAAATACAACATGTTGACCTTGTTTCAAAATCATATTTGTCATCGCACGGTCTTCGCCAATATCAGATGGTTGTCCCATAAAAGTTTGGTTGATCCATTCGTCAAGACAAGCAAAAACCGAAGTTTTTCTATAAGCCGCCGCTGCTCCAGGAGTACAAAGTACAGAACCTAATTTACTTTCGGCAGAACGCATGAATTCAAAACTCATTACGAAACTTACGTTAAGCATTTTTGGCAAGATTGCTTTTTTACTGTTCAATACATGAACGTTTCCTGCAACAGCTCCACATTTTTCGTCTACTACAAACGGACTTACTAAATTTCTTAGCGTATCTTTTTTCACGATTGAATCACTATCAACCGTTACAAAAATTTCTCCCATTCCTAGTTCAAATCCACGGTGAAGAGCATGACGTTTTCCTTTGTTTTCAGGTTGTTGAAAAATAGTTAAACGATCGCCTAATTTTATTTTGGCTTGTTGCATCCAGTACCAAGTATCATCTTTACTTCCGTCGTCAACTGCTAAAATTTCTAGTTTATGCGCCGGAAAATCACTGTCTGCCAAACTCAATAAAGTATCCCAAACCAGTTTTCCTTCGTTATATGCAGGAACGATTACGGTACAAGTTGGCAACATTTCGTCCGAAACTGATTCGATTGGTTTGTAGTTAAAATACAAGTATAAATTATACAGAAATACTCCGGTTTGAAAAACAAATAATATTCCTGCAACGACCAAAAACGGAAATCCCCAAGAAGAATTCATTCGGTCGATCTGAAACTGATCAAAGTCGGATTGTAAATGATATACGGAGTACGCTCCAACAAACAATAAGGCAAATGTGCTTACCAACACAAATAATCCGAATTTACTTTTGGTGCGCTCGCTTACTTTTTTTGCTGCTACATTGTCATTACTAATTCGAAAAATGGAACTTTTTAAGGCTCGTTCGTTACTAAGATCTGGATTTGAAGTATAAAATTGTTCTGATGTTAAGGTTTCACTTTTCATATGACACTACTTTTGATTGCTTTCTATGGGCTTTTATTTAATTTGCTTTCCCTCCGATTTCGTTATTCTCATTTATCGGAAAGGATTTTACATTATCCCATTTTGCAAGCCTTGTGCCATTATTATTTTTTACTGGTTTCTAGCAGTTTAAGTATTTCAAGTGATTTTTGAGTGTGTAATTATTATACGTTTTGGTATACAGGATACAGTTTTTATTGGGGTTTTGGAGGTTTTTGAGTTGAGGTTTTTGGAGCTATTTCCAGCCATCCACTATATCTTTTCCCGCTTAAAGAAAGCAGTAAAAGGATGCCGCTTCTGTCTGGGCTAAGGCAATTAGATTCCCGAGAAACTTATTAACGTATAAATATGCATTTGTATTGTTTTCATTCATTAATATTCTTGTAGAATAATTGATTTGGTTTCAAATTATATAAAAAGAAACAAGATATTATGAAAATTGCGCTAGTTATAATAGATCCTTCAAAACCAAAATCGCCTCCACTTAAAAAGAATGGTTTTTCAGGAACATATCCTAAGATGCTTATTACTTTAATCCCACTAACATTACTTCCTAATAAACACCCAATGGAAAAATTCCAAAATGCATGTATGAAGCTTGTCAATAGAATTGAATTACTTTTTAAATAAATCAAGCTAAAAAAACACCTGCGATCGCAACATTAACCAATCCTATTACATTAACATTTGGATTGAATAAATGAAACAGACTAAAAAATAAAGAAACCAAGATTATATCTTTTATGGAAACATCAGTAACCACAACTTT
This genomic window from Flavobacterium sp. 9 contains:
- a CDS encoding glycosyltransferase family 2 protein, producing MKSETLTSEQFYTSNPDLSNERALKSSIFRISNDNVAAKKVSERTKSKFGLFVLVSTFALLFVGAYSVYHLQSDFDQFQIDRMNSSWGFPFLVVAGILFVFQTGVFLYNLYLYFNYKPIESVSDEMLPTCTVIVPAYNEGKLVWDTLLSLADSDFPAHKLEILAVDDGSKDDTWYWMQQAKIKLGDRLTIFQQPENKGKRHALHRGFELGMGEIFVTVDSDSIVKKDTLRNLVSPFVVDEKCGAVAGNVHVLNSKKAILPKMLNVSFVMSFEFMRSAESKLGSVLCTPGAAAAYRKTSVFACLDEWINQTFMGQPSDIGEDRAMTNMILKQGQHVVFQRNAYVLTNVPEEYTGLYKMFIRWSRSNVRENIAMAKYVFTDFRKESKFGARLLWFNQALKIVMAYPFMIFMFVFIAMHPLLFLSSTLLGILIVSSFPVLFYAKRYNLADSLWAYSYSVFYTFSLFWITPYAIVTANKRGWLTRGLV